ACCTGTCAGTGGGGCACTGATGGGGCAGCTGGCTGGGGTCAAGGCAGAGGCAATCTGGAGAAATGATTTCATCCTCTACAGGGGACCAGGACCCCTGGATCTGagcggggaggggccgggggcccggACTCCTggatctgagggaggaggggccgggggtctggactcctgggtctgagggaggaggggccgggggccgggactcctgggtctgaggggggaggggccgggggtctggacccctgggtctgaggggggaggagcCGGGGGCccggacccctgggtctgagggaggaggggccgggggtctggactcctgggtctgaggggggaggggccgggggtctggactcctgggtctgagggaggaggggccgggggccgggactcctgggtctgaggggggaggggccgggggtctggacccctgggtctgaggggggaggagcCGGGGGCccggacccctgggtctgagggaggaggggccgggggtctggactcctgggtctgaggggggaggggccgggggccgggacccctgggtctgaggggggaggggccgggggtctggactcctgggtctgaggggggaggggccggggggtctggactcctgggtctgaggggggaggggttggggggtctggacccctgggtctgagggaggcggggccgggggcctggactcctgggtctgaggggggaggggctgggggcctggaccCCCGGGTCtgagggggcaggggctggggtctGGTCTGAAGAGGGAGGACTGACTTCCTAGGCTGGGACATCTGCCTGGCCAGAGCCAGTTCTGGGAGACAACACACGATGTCGCTCTCCCCCTGAGGTTCAAGGGGCGAGGCCTGGGGCGGGGCTACGACCCCCTAGGTGGGGGCGGGGTCTTGCTGCAGGGCAGGGCTCTGCCGGCCTGGGCTCTGAGTGCTGGGCACTGACCACAGCGGGCAGCCGAAGGGTCAGACAGGCCTTGGAGAAGGTGAGGTCCGGAGGTTGGAGCCCGGGTCAGGAGGAGGCAAGGGTCAGACCGCCTGAGGTGGGCCTGAGCGTGAAGCTGTGCAGGTGGTCAGAGTCCTGGGTTCTTTGCGGGATCAGGGGCTAACTTCAGACCTTGAGACTGTAGAGCCGTTGAGTGTCAGGGACACAGAGTCTGGGGGGGTGTCCCAAGAGGTGTGAGTTATATAAGGTCCTGGCAGAGGGGTCAGCTGGGGGCCTGGACCCCTGGCTCTgaggggtgaggggctggggCTATTGAGTTGGACCCGGACCACTTAAGGGCTTAGTGATCGTTCCCGAGCGCCTGCTCCCACCCAGGACCCAGGCGTCCCCCAGGCCCTGGTGTGAGCCACCCGCCCGCCACAGGGGGCAGAGAGCGCCTGTTTGCTCTTAGGAGGCTGGGGCTGCTCATCCACCCCCAGGGCCCAAGTCTGTTTGCTTTGGAAACAGGGGGGGGGGTGTGTCTCGAGTTATCTGGTTCATCTTTCATCCTCAGGCCATCAGGTGGCGCAGGgacgtgggggtggggtgagggacaTCTGCGGCCTCGGGCTTGACCTCACCCCAACCCGCGGCTGGTCTCCCCACTCCCAAGACGTCCCTAATAAGAAGGGAAAATGCGTCACGATGGCCTGAGCCAATCAGCTTCCACCCTCCTCCTCAGACCCCGGaatccaggcccccggcccctcccccctcagacccagaaCTCggggcccccggcccctcctctctCGGCCCCTGGTCTGGCGGGACCTAAGTCCTGGTCACCCTCTCTTCTGCCCTTGCAGAGATGCCTGGGAAGCCATCAGAGGAGAAACAGGTGGAGATGGGGGCTGTGGAGAACGGTGCCGGGCAGGACCTGGGGGGCCTCACGGCAGAGGAGCTGCGGCAGGGCCAGGAAGCGGCCCTGGCGCTGGAGGACATGATGGCGCTGAGCGCCCAGACCCTGGTGCAGGCCGAGGTGGGCGAGCTCTACCGGCATGTGCGTCCCCTGGGCCAGGGCCGCTTTGGCCGGGTCCTGCTGGTCACCCACCGTCAGAAAGGTACAAGGGTCTGGGGACAGAGGCGCGGGGCAGTGGTGCGGGCCCAGGCAGAAGCCGGCCAAGGCCGGGGAGTCTGTAAACCTCCATCAAGTCCTGCCTCTGCCCCTTCCAGGCTGTGTGTTCTTAGTCACTCCCccaccctctctgaacctcagcctcCTCCTTTGAAAACGTGGCTGATGAGCCCTTCTCTGAAAGAACTGTGCTTCTCTGAGGACATGTCGGTAGCTCTAGTTGCTGGGGACAATGGGCAGGAAGACAGAGCCCCCTCTCGTGGCCCTCACACGTGGCCAGCTTAGCGGTCATCGTGGGAGCGACGCAGAGCCACGCTGTGTGCCAGGCGCTCAGCAAGGCCAGCGCACGGTGGCTGCGCCATAAGCGCTCCCCGACCCCAGTCTGGTCGTCTCCAAGGAGACTAGAGGGCTCAGCCTCGTCCAGGGGCCTGCTGGGCCCCCAGGGAGGAGTCTGAGCCAGCCCGGCCTTCTGGGGGCTCCCAGCACGAATGGGGAGGGGGTGCGTGAGTCGCCTATGATTGTCAGAGCAAAGTGCCACAGGCTAGGGGGACTCACAGTGCTGGAGGCGggagtccgagatcaaggtgccagcacggtcggtttctcctgaggcctctctcctcggctTGCAGGTGCGCCTTTTCCAAGTGTCCTCACACCGCCTCCCCTGTGTGCATGtcttgtccaaatttcctcttcttcttttttttttttttttttgcggtacgcgggcctctcactgtcgcggcctctcccgttgcggagcacaggctccgaacgcgcaggcgcagcagccacggctcacgggttcccggatgtgggatcctcccggaccggggcacgaacccgcgtcccctgcatcggcaggcggactcccaaccacggcgccaccagggaagcccaatttcctcttcttataaggacaccagtcatactgggcTAAGGACCACCCCCAATGATCTCATTTTACCTCTTTCAAGACCCtctctccagggaattccctgacggtccagtgcttgggattctgtgctttcactgccgcgggcccgggttcaatccctggatgggggaccaagatcccgcaagccgtgtggtgcagccagTTACAGTCATATTGTGTGATACTGCAGGGTGAGAACTTTAACATAGGAATTtcgcagtggggaggggggagggcggaCACAAGTCAGCCCATAACAGAGAAAGATGCAAACAGATGCAGACCTGGGTCATCACAGAACTTGGAGGTGATAATGGGGAACAGAGGGTTTGTAAGGGGGCCTCAtccagctgggggggggggtgcggggaaTGGCTGGCATTTTAGGTAAGGGCGTGACCCTCCCCCATCGCACACAGCCTCTTGGGCAAGGTTGGGGCCTGGCAGCTGGTGACTCAAAAATTGAAGAAACCACATgctatctgtctttctctgtctgacttacctcactcactgtgacaatctctaggtccctccacgttgctgcacatggcacgattccattcttttttatggcttcagGAATATTCCATCCTGTGTTTATCCGTTCATttctcgatgggcatttaggttgcttccgtgccTTGGCTGTGAACATCGGGGTGCGTGTGTCTGAATGGAGTCTTTACCAGACATAtgccaggagtaggattgcaggatcatatgatacctctattttcagttttttaaggaccgtaatggaaaagaaagaaaaaaaaacaattgaagaAACCAGAGTTTCTGCCTCctgggagcttacattctaggaaGTTGTTTCCACGTGTGGCAAAATTCACAGTAACTCCTTAGTGGGGTCTAATACCCAGTTCAGGGTCTTTCCCCAGTTGCCTCCAATGTGGCTTTTTGGCATGGGTTTGCTGGAACGAGGGGTCCAATAAAGCCATTGGAGGTTCCGAGCTCGGTTTTCGTGGCCCCGTTCCACCTGCCCCAAGGCCGCGGAGTGCAAGCTCACTAaatactattatcattattaccatTATGACCACTGGTGGGGTTTCACTGGCCGTGCTGTTTCACGCAGGCGTGGCAGGCGGCAGGcggtggaggaggtgagggcgGCGTCTGGGAGAGAGTCCAGGCTGAGGGGCTCGGGCACCTCTCACCTCTGTCCCTGCGCCACCAGGCACAACCTTGGCTCTGAAGCAGCTGCCGAAGGCCTCCACGACGCTGCGAGCCTTCCTGTATGAGTTCtgcgtgggcctctccctgggcTCGCACTCGGCCATCGTGGCGGCCTACGGCATCGGCGTGGAGTCACTCGCCTCCTACAGCTTCCTGACCGAGCCTGTCCTGCACGGGGACCTCATCGCCTTCATCCGGCCCAAGGTGGGTCAGCCTCCCGTGCCTCGGGGGGTCCCACGTGGAcgcccctccccagcctgggccTCAGGAACCACCCTCCCCGCATCGTGACTCGGGTAGCCCTGCCGAGGCCCCACCGGGCCCACGGCCGCCCCACAACCAACACTGCGCCCGACTGAGGCTCAGCACGCCCCACGGGGCTCACGCCAGGCCTCATCGTTGGGGTCCTCCACCCCCTGGGCCTGCTCCCCCCGGGGCCGAGGACAGGCGCTGCGGCCCCGCCCCCTTCCGGCCGGCGGGCAGGGTGGTGGACGCCGACACGTGGCACCCGCAGGTGGGCCTCCCGCAGGCGGCGGCGCAGCGCTGTGCGGCCCAGCTGGCCTCAGCCCTGGAGCACATCCACTCCCGCGGCCTCGTGTACCGGGACCTCAAGCCGGAGAACGTGCTGGTGTGCGACCCCGCCTGCCGGCGCGTCAAGCTCACCGACTTCGGCCACACGCGGCCCCGCGGGACCCTGCTGCGCCTGCTGGGGCCGCCCATACCCTACACGGCCCCGGAGCTCTGcgggcccccgccccgccccgaggGCCTGCCCATCCAGCCCGCCCTGGACGCCTGGGCGCTGGGCGTCCTGCTCTTCTGCCTGCTCACGGGCTACTTCCCCTGGGACCAGCCCCTGGTGGAGGCCGACCCCTTCTACGAGGACTACGTCCTCTGGCAGGCCTCGGGCCACCCCCGGGCCCGTCCTCGGCCCTGGCTTGGCCTGACGCCCGCGGCCGACGCCCTCCTGCGCGGGCTGCTGGACCCTCGGCCCCGAAGGAGGAGCCCCGTGAGCTCCATCCGGGAGTACCTGGGCCGGCCCTGGAGGCAGCGGGACGGGGAGGCCGAGGAGGTGCCCCAGGGGGACGGCGGGGACCCCGAGTGCGCAGCGCGGGGCCGGCCAGGGCCCGGCGCGGCCCGGGGAGGCTGCGGAAGGCAAGCCCGGCCCCCGTGCTGAGGCCTCCTCCGCGTTCTGTGCCCTCTGTTGCTCTCGGTCTCGAGATCCTCCCCTCTCTGTGCGTATTGCCCGCGCCGGGGGGAGGGGGTCTCCGGGGGCGCCCCGCGTCTGCCCACACCTGCCCCGCCGCCCCCGGGCCTTGGCCCTCCCACACCTCCTGCCCAGCTGCCTCCGCCGGGCCGCGCCCAGCCTGCactcccagcccccccccccccccccccgctcctctCCCTTCCAGCCGCACGATTTTATTTATTCGTACCGCTTATCCTGTGCGTCCGGCTGGAATGTGGGCTCCCGGGGGCCCAGGATCTCAGCCTGTCCTGCCCTCTGACGGGTGCCGCGTCGAAGGCGTGATCCTGTCCCGTGTAGGTGGCCCACAGATGCTGATTCAGTAAACGGATCCGCCTGGCTTTGCACggccttccccccaccccgcggCGCGCGTATGCCTGTCGTCTTCCCGCCCTTGTCTTTTCCGTCTTGCTGGGTCCGCTCCCGGCCTAGCGCCCTCTTCCCCCCCACGTGCCGGGCCCACGCCCTCCTGATGATGCGCTTTGTCCTCTCGGCCACCCCAACCGCTCTCCGCAAATAAAGTCCACCTGGCACTTAGG
Above is a genomic segment from Kogia breviceps isolate mKogBre1 chromosome 18, mKogBre1 haplotype 1, whole genome shotgun sequence containing:
- the SBK2 gene encoding serine/threonine-protein kinase SBK2; protein product: MPGKPSEEKQVEMGAVENGAGQDLGGLTAEELRQGQEAALALEDMMALSAQTLVQAEVGELYRHVRPLGQGRFGRVLLVTHRQKGTTLALKQLPKASTTLRAFLYEFCVGLSLGSHSAIVAAYGIGVESLASYSFLTEPVLHGDLIAFIRPKVGLPQAAAQRCAAQLASALEHIHSRGLVYRDLKPENVLVCDPACRRVKLTDFGHTRPRGTLLRLLGPPIPYTAPELCGPPPRPEGLPIQPALDAWALGVLLFCLLTGYFPWDQPLVEADPFYEDYVLWQASGHPRARPRPWLGLTPAADALLRGLLDPRPRRRSPVSSIREYLGRPWRQRDGEAEEVPQGDGGDPECAARGRPGPGAARGGCGRQRFLPSRGFIVAIIAAVTSVTILITTPIVFVTVISILIITVITRVVSMTFTTVATTVISVAIVTIALSSGEAPP